GGGGTATGTGGATGGGATGAATCTGTACCAGTACACGGGGAGCAGCCCCGTTGTGCTGGCGGATCCGACGGGAGGGTGCTCCAAACCTCCGCCGCCGCCATGTACGTGTTGCTGTGCGCTAGCGGACCTTTCCGACTTATCCTACCGCTTCTCATATTTCTGAACAGGCTGG
Above is a genomic segment from Phycisphaerae bacterium containing:
- a CDS encoding RHS repeat-associated core domain-containing protein, which codes for MNERSSNKPVPLLALAAALVIPGFLPQSAHGMYDPKHGRWLQRDPAGYVDGMNLYQYTGSSPVVLADPTGGCSKPPPPPCTCCCALADLSDLSYRFSYF